GACGAGTTTCCCGCCGGCAGCCCGAAGCTGCGCATGACCCTGAACGTGAATGGCGATACCCGCCAGGATGCTTCGTCGGGCGAGATGACCTGGGACGTGGCCGAACTTGTGCGGTTCGTCGACGAGCGCTCGCGCTTCGAATGCGGCGATGTGCTCTACACGGGCTCGCCGGAAGGCACGGGCCAGGGTAGCGGACGATTCCTGAACCCGGGGGATGTGGTCGAAGCGAGCGTGGAAGGCGTTGGCACGCTGCGCAACGTCGTTTCGGAGATTACCTCATGAGGGGCATGCGCATCATGATTTCTTGAAACTGGAGACTGCCGAATGACCCTGATGAACAACAAGGTGATCGTGGTCGGTGCCGGCCTGATGGGCTCCGGTATTGCACATGCGTTTGCCAGTTCGGGCTTTGCCACGGCGCTGGTCGATACCGACGCCCAGGCGCTGGAACGCGCGCGAATGACGATCGGCAAGATCCTCGACGACGGGGTAAGGCTGGGTAAGCTTGACGCCGGGGTGGCGCAGGCCGCCAAGGGCCGCCTGACCGTGGAGACCGATCTGACCGTCGCGGCCACAGGCGCGCAACTGCTGGTCGAAACCGTATCGGAAAACCTGGCGGTAAAGAAGGCCGTGATTACGCAGGCGGCTGCGGTGATGGCCGACGGCGCGATCTATGCCACCAATACATCCGCCCTGAGCGTAACCGAGATCGCCGTCGCGGTGTCCAGCCCGGAGCGGGTGGTTGGGATGCATTTCTTTAACCCGGTGCACAAGATGAAGCTGGTCGAGCTGGTGCGCGGCCTGGCCACCAGTGACGAAACCGTGGCGCTGACGCGCGACTACGCCGACCTGATCGGCAAGACGTCGATCGTGGTCAATGAGTCGCCCGGCCTGACCACCAGCCGCATGTCGGCGCTGCTCGGCAATGAGGCGATGTGGATGTTGCAGGAGGGCACCGCCAGCGCGGAAGACATCGATACCGCGCTGCGCCTTGGCTTCAATCACCCGATGGGCCCGCTGGAACTCGGCGACCTGACCGGTTGGGATACCCGCTTGTCGGTGCTGAAGTACCTGCACCAGACCTTGGGCGACAAATTCCGGCCGTGCCCCCTGATGATCAAGATGGTGTCCGCCGGGCGGCTAGGCCGCAAGAGCGGTCACGGCGTCTACCGCTACGAGGACGGCCAGCGCATGCCCGGTTCCGGCTTGAAGGGGAGCGCGCTATGAGCACGGACGTGGTGATCGTCGGTGCGGTGCGTACGCCAGTCGGCAAGTTCCGCGGCAGCCTGGCCGGCGTGCGCGCCGATCATCTCGGAGCCCTGGTGATTGGCGAGCTGGTAAGCCGGGCCGGGCTGCGCCCGGATGTCGTCGACGACGTGATTTTTGGCTGTGTCACGCAGATCGGCGAGCAGTCCGCCAATATTGCCCGGACGTCGCTGCTGGGCGCTGGCTGGCCGGTCACGATCCCGGGCCTGACCATCGACCGGAAATGCGGCTCGGGCGAAGCGGCGGTGCATGTCGGCGCCGGTCTACTCGCCTGCGGCGCGGCCGACGTGGTGGTGGCTGGTGGAGCGGAGAACATGAGCCGTGTGCCAATGGGCAGCAACCGCGATCTCCACGGC
The sequence above is drawn from the Cupriavidus sp. D39 genome and encodes:
- a CDS encoding 3-hydroxyacyl-CoA dehydrogenase — its product is MTLMNNKVIVVGAGLMGSGIAHAFASSGFATALVDTDAQALERARMTIGKILDDGVRLGKLDAGVAQAAKGRLTVETDLTVAATGAQLLVETVSENLAVKKAVITQAAAVMADGAIYATNTSALSVTEIAVAVSSPERVVGMHFFNPVHKMKLVELVRGLATSDETVALTRDYADLIGKTSIVVNESPGLTTSRMSALLGNEAMWMLQEGTASAEDIDTALRLGFNHPMGPLELGDLTGWDTRLSVLKYLHQTLGDKFRPCPLMIKMVSAGRLGRKSGHGVYRYEDGQRMPGSGLKGSAL